GTCGGCGAGGATGCCGCCGTGGATGCTCGGGTGGAGGGTCACCACCCGGTGGCCGGAGCATCTCGGGCATGCCGGTCACGTCGGCGACCTCGGTGCAGGGCAGCCCGGCCTCGGCCAGGGCCCGCGAGGTGCCACCGCTCGACACCAGCTCGCAGCCCAGGTCGACGAGACCCCGACCCAGCTCGACGACGCCCGTCTTGTCGTACACGGACAGCAGCGCTCTCACGGCGACGCCTCCAGCAGGTCGGCGATCGTGCGGGGGTAGAGGTCGCGCTCCACCGCCTTGATCCGCTCGTGCAGGCTCTCGACGGTGTCGCCGGGCAGCACGGGCACGGCCTCCTGGGCGAGGATCGGCCCCTCGTCGACCGCCGGGGTGGCGACGTGCACCGTGCAGCCGGTGACCTTCACCCCGGCGGCCAGGGCGTCGGGCACCGCGTGGGCCCCGCGGAAGGCGGGCAGGAGGGACAGGTGCGTGGTGACCACGACCGTCGAAGGCGTCGAACATCTCTCGGCCCAGGATGGTCATGAACCCAGCCATGGCAACCAGCTCCCGCGTGCTCCCGCAGTCGGCGACCCCGCAGGACGTGTAGGCGTCGCGGTCGAAGCCCGCGCCGAAGGTGTCGCGCTCGACCAGCACCGCCGGCAGGCCCGCCGCCGACGCCACGTCGAGCGCCCGGCACGGACGGTCGACGAGCACGACTCCCGACCAGCAAGCCCCTCCCGAGGATCGCCTCGAGGATGGTGCCGCTCCCGGATGCGAAGCACGCCCAACCGCACCCCTGGACGCTACCAGCCCCCCGTCCGACCCCGGCTGGCGCAGCGGGCCCCAGGGCACCCCAGGCCGGTCAGGTGGCCGTGCCCTCGAGGGGCAGGCTCCTCCTCGTCGGCCTCGAACAGCGCCCGGTAGGTGAACCCGGCCACCAGCGCCCCCGAGGATCAGGAAGAGGAAGAAGAACCACACCTGGGTGGTGGTCGCCCACCACGAAGACAGCCGGGCCGAGGGAGCGGGCCGGGTTCACCGGGCGTTCGTGACCGGGATCAGGAACAGGTGGACGAGCGTGAGGGGCCAGGCCGATGGCCGGGCCACCAAGCCACCGGCGACGCCTTCTTGTGGGTCGCCCCGATGATCCACGACGAGGAACATGAAGGTGGCGATCACCTCGGCCAGCGCCGCCGACCCGGCGTTGAACAGCCCGGGCGACTGGTCGCCGAAGCCGTTAGCGGCGAGCCAGTTCCCGCTGGCCTCGAAGCCCTGCTTGCCGTTGATGATCAGGGCCAGGGCACCGGCGCCGAAGCACCCCCGCCGATGAGCTGGACGACGATGTACGGGAGCAGGTCCCCGGTCAGGAACCGCCCGGCCGCCCACACCCCGGGCTCACCGCCGGGTTGAAGTGGCCGCCCGAGATCCGACCGAGGGCGTAGGCGCCAGTGAGCACCGTGAGGCCGAAGGCGAACGACACGCCGAGGAACCCGATGCCGAGGTTGAAGCCGCCGTCGCCGTCGCTGAGGAAGACGCCTGCGAGCACGGCGCTCCCGCAGCCGCCGAACACGAGCCAGAAGGTGCCGATCAACTCGGCGGCCAGCCCGCTTGCCCAGTGCACTGCTCATTCCCGCGTCCCCTTCCAGGCCTGACTGCTGTCAGGCGCAAGGTAATCCGGCACCCGATGGCACGGAGGTGATAGTGAGTGTCGGGAGGGTAGCCCGACGTCAGCCGATGGCCGCGTAGCAGGCCTCGACCAGGGTGGCGCTGCGGGGGTCCCCTGCCAGGCCCATCTCCATGCGGTTCATCACGTACCCGACGGCCAGCTCGGCGTCGGGGTCGGCCCAACCGACGGAGCCGCCGCCCCCGAAAGTGCCCGAAGGGCGAGGGCCGCCCAGAGCGAGGATGCCGGTGCTCAACATGAAGCCCAGGCCGAACTGGATGTCCATGTCGAACGGCACGGTGTTCGGGCCTCGGTGCGCTGGGTCACCGCCGCGTCCACCTGCGCAGGCCCCAAGCAGCCGGATCCCGTCGACCTCCCCCACGCAGGCGGCGTAGAGCCGGGCGAGGGAACAGGCGTCACCGACCCCGTTGGCCGACGGGACCTCTGCAGCCCGCATGGCCCGGGAGTTCAGATGTCCTGATCGGTGAGGGCGCCGCCCGGGCAGGCGAACAGGGCCTTGCCCAACCTGGACTCGGGGCCGAGGAACTGGGACATGGGCTGCAGCACCGGATCGTGGCCGGGGTCGGCGAGGGCCTCGACGCTGACGCCAGGCGGGAGCATGCTGATGAGGAGTGCGACCCGGTGCTCCTGCTCCTCCGGGAGGCCGATCCACAGGTCGAGGCCAGCGGGTCAGCCACCTCTCGCGCAGGTACGTCCCCGCTGCGGCCGGTGACCCGCCGGATGACCTCGCCCACCAGCCACCCGAAGGTGGTGGCGTAGTACCCATGCTGCGACCCCAGGTGCCAGTACAGGTGCTGGTTCTCCAGCGCCTCCACCACCGGCTCCCACGGGCGCCTCCTCGGCCGTCATGTCGCCGTCGACCCAGGCCAGGCCGGCCTGGTGCGACGAGGAGGTGGGCGACGGTGATGTCGTCCCTGCCGTTCCTGGGCGAA
This Acidimicrobiales bacterium DNA region includes the following protein-coding sequences:
- a CDS encoding serine hydrolase produces the protein MEALENQHLYWHLGSQHGYYATTFGWLVGEVIRRVTGRSGDVPAREVADPLASTCGSASRRSRSTGSHSSSACSRLASASRPSPTPATIRCCSPCPSSSAPSPGWARPCSPARAAPSPIRTSELPGHAGCRGPVGQRGR
- a CDS encoding serine hydrolase, whose translation is MPFDMDIQFGLGFMLSTGILALGGPRPSGTFGGGGSVGWADPDAELAVGYVMNRMEMGLAGDPRSATLVEACYAAIG